The DNA window TCAGTGGGTCTTCACCAATCTTGAAGATATGGCCAGCGGCACGCGCATATATCGCTATCGTTGGCAAGTGATATATTAGAAAGAAGAAAATATATCGAAGGCCGTGTCATTTTTGCTACAGCCTTGAGGTCCGGATTGGCCTATTTTTCCATTCTTGAGCAAATGGAGGACAGGTCCGATGTACAAGTTGCTCATTTCCACGGCATTCGCCAGCGTCATTGCCTGCAGCGCTGCATATGCAGCCGATTTAACGCAGGCTCCCCCTGAAGCCCCTGCCGTAGAAACGCCTCCCGGCTTTACCTGGGCCGGCGCATATGCCGGTATTCGCGGCGGCGCAACCTGGGTTAACGGTGACTTTGATATTTCCGGCGTTGGCAGCAGATCCGACGACGTCAATGGCGGGGGGATTGGCGGTTTCATAGGCTACAATTGGCAGCTCCAGAACAATATCGTCCTCGGACTTGAAGGCGATTTGAACTACAACTGGAACAAGAAGACGATAGCGCCCGGCATTGACGTAGGCACAGATATCGACGGTTCGGTGCGCGCCCGTATCGGTTATGCTTTCGATCGCGCTCTTCTTTATGCGGCCGGCGGTTGGGAGGCGACGCGCGGCTTCGTTGATACCGGCAGCAAAGACACAAGCACATTCAACGGCTGGACGATTGGCGCTGGCGTTGACTACGCCTTCACCGACAAGATTTTCGGCAGGCTTGAGTATCGCTTCACGGACTTCGGCGACAAGCATCTTAACGGCGTCGACGTTAGCCTGAAACAAAACGCCGTCATGGTCGGTGTTGGCGTCAAGTTCTGGTAAATTCGTCAGGTTCTTCGGTCTTGCTGTAACTCGGATTTTGATCGGCTGACTGCCAGGAACGCCAAGTTGTATTTTCGATAAATCGGGAAGCGTAAGAGCTTCTTCGA is part of the Rhizobium jaguaris genome and encodes:
- a CDS encoding outer membrane protein, with the protein product MYKLLISTAFASVIACSAAYAADLTQAPPEAPAVETPPGFTWAGAYAGIRGGATWVNGDFDISGVGSRSDDVNGGGIGGFIGYNWQLQNNIVLGLEGDLNYNWNKKTIAPGIDVGTDIDGSVRARIGYAFDRALLYAAGGWEATRGFVDTGSKDTSTFNGWTIGAGVDYAFTDKIFGRLEYRFTDFGDKHLNGVDVSLKQNAVMVGVGVKFW